The Methanococcoides methylutens MM1 genome has a window encoding:
- a CDS encoding DUF655 domain-containing protein, whose product MRKRGTPPEKEDYAWVLDYLPYGSTTDKRPSYQKKPLVQAIGDKHFVLMELVPKEGAAPEIQSRVYIGDGDRDVIDHVKHRIHYAELSHGAELEIPHVLEECVRHQEEKFVKFFNEAHPITTRLHMLELLPGIGKKLMWAIIDERKKGEFKSLKDLHDRVGGVHTPEKVIVNRILEELKDDNIKYRLFTAATHPSKK is encoded by the coding sequence ATGAGAAAGAGGGGAACACCACCTGAGAAAGAGGACTACGCATGGGTTCTTGACTACCTGCCATACGGCAGCACAACGGACAAACGTCCATCATACCAGAAGAAACCCCTGGTCCAGGCTATTGGTGACAAACACTTTGTACTTATGGAACTTGTTCCAAAAGAAGGAGCAGCTCCGGAGATACAGTCCCGCGTTTACATTGGTGACGGGGATCGTGATGTTATCGACCACGTAAAGCACAGGATACACTATGCGGAACTGAGCCATGGTGCAGAGCTCGAGATCCCTCATGTGCTTGAGGAATGTGTCAGGCATCAGGAAGAGAAGTTCGTCAAGTTCTTCAACGAAGCGCATCCGATAACAACAAGGCTGCACATGCTTGAGCTGCTTCCGGGTATCGGGAAGAAGCTAATGTGGGCAATAATCGACGAGCGTAAGAAAGGCGAGTTCAAGAGCCTGAAGGACCTTCACGACCGCGTCGGAGGCGTCCATACACCTGAGAAGGTAATTGTCAACCGCATACTTGAAGAGCTTAAGGATGACAACATCAAATACAGGCTCTTTACAGCAGCAACGCATCCGTCCAAAAAATAA
- a CDS encoding tRNA pseudouridine(54/55) synthase Pus10, whose protein sequence is MNILDTAKRIVQEGPICDHCMGRQFAKLSTGLTNDQRGRAIKLALAMEGDRLRKDEGDKEILEELSSSSVNARKSLRKEGEDEKCWVCLGLFEKLDDWAERAEIALKDYEYSTFLVGTKMSGLLSENEEILWTESEATHAEQFKSELNREVGKLIAKRTNKEVELETPDILVTLDLANEEVILQVRSVYILGRYRKFVRTIPQTRWPCRSCKGKGCEACNFTGKQYPESVDELTKAPVIEALKCKDTKFHGAGREDIDALMLGTGRPFVVEAVEPLLRTCDLKEVEKQINDQAEGKIEVIGLTFTPKGTIEALKTSKADKVYNLKVTFKEQIPEEKLRSAINELIGAQIGQRTPQRVSHRRADLVRKRTVHDMKINELTEDYAMIEVHCEGGLYVKELISSDEGRTVPSLTGLIGTQATVAELDVIGVDI, encoded by the coding sequence GTGAACATACTCGATACTGCAAAAAGAATCGTCCAGGAAGGACCTATTTGTGACCACTGTATGGGAAGACAGTTTGCAAAGCTCTCCACCGGACTGACCAATGACCAAAGGGGACGTGCCATTAAGCTGGCACTTGCCATGGAAGGAGACCGCCTGAGAAAGGACGAGGGCGACAAAGAGATACTGGAAGAGCTGAGCAGCTCAAGTGTCAACGCCCGCAAATCATTGAGAAAAGAAGGCGAAGATGAGAAATGCTGGGTATGCCTGGGACTTTTTGAGAAGCTTGACGATTGGGCTGAGAGGGCCGAGATCGCACTGAAGGATTATGAGTATTCCACATTCCTTGTGGGAACAAAGATGAGCGGGCTCCTGAGCGAGAATGAGGAGATCCTCTGGACCGAGTCCGAAGCAACCCATGCAGAGCAGTTCAAGTCCGAGCTTAACCGTGAAGTGGGCAAGCTCATTGCAAAAAGGACGAACAAGGAAGTAGAGCTTGAGACACCTGACATACTTGTAACACTGGACCTTGCAAATGAGGAAGTAATTCTCCAGGTCCGCTCGGTCTATATCCTCGGAAGGTACAGGAAGTTCGTGCGAACCATCCCGCAGACACGCTGGCCATGCCGATCATGCAAAGGAAAGGGATGTGAGGCCTGCAACTTCACAGGAAAGCAGTACCCCGAATCCGTGGATGAACTTACTAAAGCTCCTGTTATCGAGGCCCTCAAATGCAAGGACACTAAGTTCCATGGTGCAGGCCGTGAGGATATCGATGCACTTATGCTGGGCACCGGCAGGCCTTTCGTTGTAGAGGCTGTGGAACCACTGCTCAGGACATGTGATCTCAAGGAAGTTGAGAAACAGATCAATGACCAGGCTGAGGGCAAGATCGAAGTTATTGGCCTTACCTTTACACCAAAGGGCACAATCGAGGCTTTGAAGACCTCAAAGGCGGATAAAGTTTATAACCTTAAAGTTACATTCAAAGAGCAAATTCCAGAAGAGAAGCTCAGATCGGCAATCAATGAACTAATTGGTGCACAGATCGGCCAGAGAACACCACAGCGTGTTTCCCACAGGAGAGCGGATCTGGTACGTAAGCGAACGGTTCATGACATGAAGATTAATGAACTGACAGAAGACTATGCAATGATCGAAGTCCATTGCGAGGGTGGTCTTTATGTCAAGGAATTAATATCCAGTGACGAGGGCAGGACAGTGCCAAGCCTTACAGGGCTTATAGGAACCCAGGCAACTGTTGCCGAGCTGGACGTTATCGGTGTCGATATATAA
- a CDS encoding RNA polymerase Rpb4 family protein: MIVKQVQSEELLTVSEVKEILNDIMEERTERGEELGYELRKAINHADMFAKINAEKSRELVNKLLELEKMKPEIAIHIADIVPQSRDELRALYAKERFTLTEEELDAILNLVLESME; the protein is encoded by the coding sequence ATGATAGTCAAACAAGTTCAGAGTGAAGAGTTATTGACTGTTTCCGAAGTCAAGGAAATACTTAACGATATAATGGAAGAGCGCACGGAACGTGGCGAAGAACTGGGATACGAGCTACGTAAGGCCATCAACCATGCAGACATGTTCGCAAAGATCAACGCGGAAAAGTCCAGAGAACTTGTGAACAAACTTCTTGAGCTGGAGAAGATGAAACCTGAGATCGCAATCCATATTGCTGATATCGTTCCTCAGAGCAGGGATGAGCTCAGGGCCCTTTATGCAAAAGAGAGATTTACCCTGACCGAAGAAGAGCTGGATGCAATATTGAATCTGGTGCTTGAGTCAATGGAATAA
- a CDS encoding 50S ribosomal protein L21e, whose product MPTSHGERACTRYKLKKTVRERGLSPVSKAIQEFDNGQMVHIDIDPSVQKGMPNAKFQGKTAKVMGQRGRGYLLQVRDGNSMKEVIALPQHLKPQKYN is encoded by the coding sequence ATGCCAACATCACACGGTGAAAGAGCCTGCACAAGGTACAAATTGAAGAAGACTGTTAGGGAAAGAGGACTCTCCCCTGTAAGCAAAGCGATCCAGGAATTCGATAACGGACAGATGGTCCACATCGACATAGATCCAAGCGTACAGAAGGGAATGCCAAACGCAAAGTTTCAGGGCAAGACCGCAAAGGTCATGGGACAGCGTGGAAGGGGTTACCTCCTTCAGGTCAGGGACGGAAACTCCATGAAGGAAGTTATCGCCCTCCCACAGCACCTTAAACCACAGAAATACAACTAA
- a CDS encoding HemK2/MTQ2 family protein methyltransferase, whose amino-acid sequence MVTITYRNADINLDEQVYDPAEDSYLLADVAIDNARSGIKVLEVGAGTGFVSAVLQSNVDVDLIATEISPLAASCTRSNNVEVIRADMFSCFRTGTAFDLILFNPPYLPTAEDEKVPGWLNYAFDGGPDGRDAVNRFIDEVSKYLKSDGMILILISSLTGIEQVKERMEDHGFKVETCGSDRDCFFEELVVLKGILQP is encoded by the coding sequence ATGGTAACGATCACCTATCGGAACGCCGATATAAACCTTGATGAACAGGTCTACGACCCTGCCGAGGATTCCTACCTTCTGGCCGATGTTGCAATCGATAATGCCAGATCGGGAATAAAAGTTCTTGAGGTAGGTGCAGGCACCGGTTTTGTTTCAGCTGTTCTCCAGAGCAATGTTGATGTTGACCTGATAGCCACTGAGATCAGCCCCCTCGCCGCCTCATGTACACGTTCCAATAACGTAGAGGTTATACGGGCAGACATGTTCAGTTGCTTCAGAACCGGAACAGCGTTCGACCTTATCCTTTTTAATCCCCCATATCTCCCCACAGCAGAAGATGAGAAAGTTCCCGGGTGGCTCAATTATGCCTTTGATGGCGGACCTGATGGCAGGGATGCAGTGAACCGTTTTATTGACGAGGTGTCGAAATATCTCAAAAGCGATGGGATGATACTTATCCTGATATCCTCACTAACAGGTATCGAACAGGTAAAGGAACGCATGGAAGACCATGGTTTTAAAGTTGAGACCTGTGGCAGTGACAGGGATTGCTTCTTTGAGGAACTGGTGGTCCTGAAAGGCATTCTTCAACCCTGA
- the rsmA gene encoding 16S rRNA (adenine(1518)-N(6)/adenine(1519)-N(6))-dimethyltransferase RsmA, with protein sequence MVRKILQKYGIRGGCHDQHFLIDERILDSIAEEANITEDDVVLEIGGGIGNLTERLLEKAGKVIVIELDPQLVDVLHDRFPDNEKLEVIHSDVLKVDLPKFDKVVANLPYSISSPITFKLFEQDFELGILMYQYEFAQRMVAKANTEDYSRLSVNTHYFADASIIMKIPPSAFSPPPEVWSAVVKVVPRPAPFHVDEPEFFLNLVTAGFLQRRKKLRNAIIKGNHLLKVPNIKQIVDELPEELMSKRAENLEPQELADIANHICKMKNVT encoded by the coding sequence TTGGTAAGAAAGATCCTGCAGAAATATGGCATCCGGGGCGGGTGCCATGACCAACATTTTTTGATCGACGAACGAATTCTCGACTCCATTGCCGAAGAGGCCAATATCACCGAAGATGATGTTGTACTCGAGATCGGAGGCGGTATCGGCAATCTTACGGAAAGGCTTCTTGAAAAGGCAGGAAAGGTCATAGTCATTGAGCTCGACCCGCAACTTGTGGATGTCCTTCATGACCGGTTTCCGGACAATGAAAAACTTGAGGTCATACACAGCGATGTCCTGAAGGTCGATCTCCCGAAGTTCGACAAAGTAGTTGCAAATCTTCCATATTCCATATCCTCACCGATCACTTTCAAACTCTTTGAGCAGGACTTTGAACTGGGCATACTGATGTACCAGTACGAGTTTGCACAGAGGATGGTAGCTAAAGCCAATACAGAGGACTACAGCAGGCTTTCTGTAAATACTCATTATTTTGCCGATGCTTCCATCATTATGAAAATACCACCTTCCGCATTCTCCCCACCTCCAGAAGTGTGGTCCGCAGTCGTCAAGGTTGTCCCCCGTCCGGCACCATTCCACGTAGATGAACCTGAGTTCTTCCTGAACCTTGTCACAGCCGGATTCCTCCAGAGAAGAAAAAAGCTCAGGAATGCGATCATTAAAGGTAACCATTTACTGAAGGTACCGAACATCAAGCAGATAGTCGATGAACTGCCAGAGGAACTCATGAGCAAACGTGCCGAGAACCTTGAACCACAGGAACTGGCAGACATTGCGAACCACATCTGCAAAATGAAAAATGTGACGTAA